The Amyelois transitella isolate CPQ chromosome Z, ilAmyTran1.1, whole genome shotgun sequence genome contains a region encoding:
- the LOC132903953 gene encoding uncharacterized protein LOC132903953 — protein MAAARRFKYTARGLSASVGHKSSERSHVTFLPKNIPVARRPVAPSSSERHGKTSKMGKRKQKYYKLVSKSKFKKKETIIKNRNKAGNEDGEAPNSLGLNISDIDKQESLEDTSDTKLIIEKENKEQEEIVITGNRIIDFAYIFQQLQQISNHSTAFGCNLNCLKLKKEVKKGFRSIFHFKCQMCNESFKLKNCPDSDNNMDLDLNDNVVSSFMSIGAGFSGLELVSASLNIPCMSDKLYAKCHTKVCELWELAKEKSMADAAKEEYDLAIINGEVDSNGIPMITVVADACWSKRSYRKNFNALSGAAVIIGYKTKKVLYMAVKNKYCMVCARAENKKEATPEHICFKNYTGSSSGMEATALVEGFKTSVETHKLIYSRLIADGDSSTHSNILRAKPYGNLLVEKIECTNHLLRNYCTKLDELTRNTNYPIKYRRAVQNNILRLRRCVNGAVKHIGAKNITFEEKVLELKNDLLNAPHHVFGNHASCKPYYCKKLIEDEAPEENVVLAMKSKDGGFIFSAITKILSRLVNNAKSLIHCVNSNIAEVFNSIIAKFIGGKRINYSGRQSYSGRCAASVVSFNSKQPQTYINKNIFLRSPNKLIKRLEMQRNLKRMSSVKRIIFKCRKSNQNRKKSNNRNNDENYGEACQKPDLSEADFDFAKTEHLKTMTLSEEDRQALERRTILQAESMEWRQERKLRLTASVFGKVCKRGLIKCGPLVKNLVTEKNLEHVKSISYGQSHEALAREQLECHLKKPIKSCGLFIDQNLPFLGASPDGLVEDDKIVEIKCPYAARDLSVDDAIKTKKILFWKISKDGNTVLNKRHDWFFQAQGQIHIAQRKTCIFAVWTNVDMKIEMIEEDLLFWNDMEEKLIKFYFSCLLPELIDSRLDRQMEIKEPKHILEAIENRNTKEVKRKLDETTRETKRKRKK, from the exons ATGGCGGCCGCGCGTCGATTTAAATATACAGCGCGCGGGCTCAGCGCTTCAGTCGGCCACAAGAGTTCAGAGCGATCTCACGTCACTTTTTTACCGAAAAATATTCCCGTCGCGCGCCGGCCTGTCGCCCCGTCGTCTAGTGAACGCCACGGTAAAACGAG taaaatGGGGAaacgtaaacaaaaatattataaattagtcAGCAAATCGAAATTCAAGAAAAAAGAGActataattaa gaaTAGAAACAAAGCAGGCAACGAAGATGGTGAAGCGCCAAACAGTTTAGGCTTGAACATATCAGATATTGATAAACAG gAATCACTAGAAGATACATCTGATACTAAACTTATTAtagaaaaggaaaataaagaGCAAGAGGAAATTGTAATAACTGGAAATAGAATTATAGATTTTGCGTACATTTTTCAACAACTACAACAAATTTCTAATCATAGCACGGCATTTGgttgtaatttaaattgcttaaaacttaagaaagaagtaaaaaaaggGTTTCgttcaatatttcattttaaatgtcaAATGTGTAATGAgtcattcaaattaaaaaattgtccTGATTCTGATAACAACATGGATCTCGACCTAAACGATAATGTTGTAAGCAGTTTTATGTCTATAGGTGCGGGGTTTTCAGGATTGGAACTTGTTTCAGCCAGTCTCAACATACCATGTATGTCTGATAAATTATATGCAAAGTGCCATACCAAGGTCTGCGAATTATGGGAACTAGCGAAAGAAAAAAGCATGGCAGATGCAGCTAAAGAAGAGTATGATTTAGCTATAATTAATGGAGAAGTTGATTCAAATGGAATACCAATGATAACAGTGGTTGCAGATGCTTGCTGGTCAAAAAGATCatacagaaaaaactttaatgcATTGTCAGGTGCCGCTGTAATAATAGGGTATAAGACGAAAAAAGTTTTGTATATGGcggtgaaaaataaatattgcatgGTTTGTGCTCGagcggaaaataaaaaagaggcAACACCAGAgcacatttgttttaaaaattatacggGTTCCTCGAGCGGTATGGAAGCAACAGCCTTGGTTGAAGGATTTAAAACTTCCGTAGAAACGCACAAATTGATATACTCTAGACTTATAGCTGATGGGGATTCAAGTACACATAGCAACATTTTAAGAGCTAAACCTTATGGAAATTTGTTAGTGGAAAAGATTGAGTGCACCAATCATCTATTAAGGAATTACTGTACGAAGTTGGACGAGCTGACCAGGAATACAAACTACCCAATAAAGTATCGAAGAGCTgtacaaaacaatatattgcGTTTGAGGCGGTGTGTTAATGGAGCAGTAAAACATATAGGtgctaaaaatataacttttgagGAAAAAGTTCTTGAACTAAAAAATGATTTGTTGAATGCGCCGCATCATGTCTTTGGTAACCATGCTTCATGCAAACCGTATTATTGCAAGAAACTTATCGAAGATGAAGCGCCAGAAGAAAATGTTGTGCTAGCAATGAAAAGTAAAGACggtggttttattttttcagccATAACAAAAATCCTTTCTAGGTTGGTGAATAATGCAAAAAGTCTAATACACTGTGTGAATAGCAATATAGCAGAGGTTTTCAATAGTATTATTGCTAAGTTTATTGGAGGAAAACGCATTAATTATTCGGGCAGACAGTCATATTCTGGAAGATGTGCAGCATCAGTTGTTTCCTTTAATTCAAAGCAACCACAAACttacatcaataaaaatatatttttgcgaagtccaaataaattaattaaacgtcTTGAAATGCAAAGGAATTTGAAGAGAATGTCTTCCGTAAAAcggataatttttaaatgtcgcAAATCTAACCAAAATCGCAAAAAGTCTAATAATCGAAATAATGACGAAAACTATGGCGAGGCTTgtcaaaaacctgacttaagTGAGGCTGATTTTGATTTTGCCAAAACAGAGCACTTAAAAACCATGACTTTAAGTGAAGAAGACCGTCAGGCACTAGAAAGAAGAACTATCTTGCAGGCTGAATCTATGGAATGGCGCCAAGAAAGGAAACTACGTCTTACGGCTTCTGTGTTTGGCAAAGTGTGCAAACGAGGACTTATTAAATGTGGGCCTTTAGTTAAAAATCTGGTGACTGAAAAGAATTTGGAGCATGTCAAATCAATTAGTTATGGACAAAGTCATGAAGCTCTTGCACGCGAACAACTAGAATGTCATCTAAAGAAGCCTATTAAATCGTGTGGTCTATTTATTGACCAAAATTTGCCATTCTTAGGTGCAAGCCCAGATGGACTTGTGGAAGACGATAAAATTGTGGAAATAAAATGTCCATATGCGGCTCGGGATCTAAGTGTCGACGATGCtattaaaacgaaaaaaattcttttttggaaAATCAGTAAAGACGGAAAtactgttttaaataaaagacatGATTGGTTTTTCCAAGCGCAGGGACAAATTCACATTGCACAACGAAAAACATGCATATTTGCTGTTTGGACAAATGTAGATATGAAGATAGAAATGATAGAAGAAGATTTACTTTTTTGGAATGATAtggaagaaaaattaataaagttttattttagttgccTCCTTCCAGAACTAATTGATTCAAGATTAGATAGACAGATGGAAATTAAAGAACCGAAACATATTCTGGAAGCAATTGAAAATAGAAACACTAAAGAAGTTAAGCGGAAACTAGATGAAACAACCAGAGAAACAAAACggaaacgaaaaaaataa
- the LOC106130539 gene encoding uncharacterized protein LOC106130539 → MGLFGITTQYIWFAVPLTGFFIGKFLDDQETLRMTKFRDKSCLYGGRVKEGDPPSWP, encoded by the coding sequence ATGGGCCTGTTTGGCATCACTACTCAATACATATGGTTTGCTGTACCCTTAACTGGGTTCTTTATTGGCAAGTTCTTGGATGACCAGGAAACTCTACGTATGACCAAGTTCAGGGATAAGTCTTGTCTGTACGGAGGAAGAGTAAAGGAGGGTGACCCACCATCCTGGCCTTGA